A genomic segment from Halomonas sp. GD1P12 encodes:
- a CDS encoding bifunctional GNAT family N-acetyltransferase/carbon-nitrogen hydrolase family protein, producing the protein MSLEELHLNLRNLTSDDYDQLKTLMDAVYHDIGGAWPKHTIDKLIQAFPDGQIAIEDDGVLVGVALTVQVDYDEFSNPHRYDDLIGHREVILNDEEGDAMYGLDVLIHPDYRGYRLGRRLYEARKELCRSHNLRAILAGGRIPEYHQYADELTPAQYIDKVSRKEIYDPILSFQLANDFQVKRLLRKYLPEDAQSRGYATLLEWNNILFEPADSVLDTRPTQVRVGAVQWQMREFSSVEAALQQIEYFVDALSDYQSDFAVFPELFNAPLMGLQDRAAQQDQMAAVRFLAGFTERFKSELSRMAVSYNINIVGGSMIEAGADDRLYNVAYLFHRDGEIEKQAKLHITPQERRDWVIEGGDDLQVFDTDAGRVGILICYDVEFPELGRLLADQDMDILFVPFWTDTKNGYLRVRHCGQARAIENECYVVLCGSVGNLPSIENLDIQYAQSAVFTPSDFAFPHDAVLAETTPNTEMIFFSDLDLTRLTVVRAEGSVTNLKDRRKDLFDLRWRDWSWKSGANLDD; encoded by the coding sequence ATGTCCCTTGAAGAGCTGCATCTCAATCTTCGCAACCTGACGAGCGACGACTACGACCAGCTGAAAACGCTGATGGACGCGGTTTATCACGATATCGGCGGCGCCTGGCCCAAGCACACCATCGACAAGCTGATCCAGGCCTTCCCCGACGGTCAGATCGCCATCGAGGACGACGGCGTGCTGGTGGGCGTGGCGCTTACCGTTCAGGTAGATTACGACGAATTCTCCAACCCCCACCGCTACGACGATTTGATCGGCCATCGCGAAGTCATCCTCAACGATGAGGAAGGTGACGCGATGTACGGCCTCGACGTGCTGATTCATCCGGATTATCGCGGCTACCGGCTGGGCCGGCGCCTTTACGAGGCGCGCAAGGAGCTCTGCCGCTCGCACAACCTGCGCGCGATTCTCGCCGGCGGGCGCATTCCGGAGTATCACCAGTACGCCGACGAGCTGACGCCGGCTCAGTACATCGACAAGGTCTCGCGCAAGGAGATCTACGACCCGATCCTGTCGTTCCAGCTGGCCAACGACTTTCAGGTCAAGCGGCTTTTGCGTAAGTACCTGCCGGAGGACGCCCAGTCCCGCGGCTACGCGACGCTCTTGGAGTGGAACAACATTCTGTTCGAGCCCGCCGACAGCGTGCTCGATACCCGCCCCACCCAGGTACGCGTCGGCGCGGTGCAGTGGCAGATGCGTGAGTTCTCCTCGGTGGAAGCCGCCCTTCAGCAGATCGAGTACTTCGTCGATGCGCTGTCGGATTACCAGAGCGACTTTGCCGTCTTCCCGGAGCTTTTCAACGCGCCGCTGATGGGCCTACAGGACCGCGCCGCCCAGCAGGATCAGATGGCCGCGGTGCGTTTTCTGGCCGGCTTCACCGAGCGCTTCAAAAGCGAGCTTTCCCGCATGGCGGTGTCTTACAACATCAATATCGTTGGCGGGTCGATGATCGAGGCGGGCGCGGACGACCGTCTCTATAACGTCGCCTACCTTTTCCACCGCGACGGTGAGATCGAAAAGCAGGCGAAGCTGCACATCACCCCGCAAGAGCGCCGCGACTGGGTGATCGAAGGCGGCGATGACCTGCAGGTGTTCGACACCGACGCCGGGCGCGTGGGCATTCTGATCTGCTACGACGTCGAGTTCCCGGAGCTTGGCCGGCTGCTCGCCGATCAGGACATGGACATTCTGTTCGTGCCGTTCTGGACCGATACCAAGAACGGCTACCTGCGCGTGCGTCACTGCGGCCAGGCCCGAGCGATCGAGAACGAATGCTACGTGGTGCTGTGCGGGAGTGTGGGCAACCTGCCATCGATCGAGAATCTCGACATCCAGTACGCCCAGTCAGCGGTGTTCACGCCCTCGGACTTCGCCTTTCCTCACGATGCAGTGCTGGCGGAAACCACGCCCAACACCGAGATGATCTTCTTCTCGGATCTGGATTTGACGCGGCTCACGGTGGTGCGCGCCGAAGGCTCGGTGACCAACCTCAAGGACCGCCGCAAGGATCTGTTCGACCTGCGCTGGCGCGACTGGTCCTGGAAGTCCGGCGCCAATCTGGACGACTGA
- a CDS encoding MGMT family protein — translation MRAALLEQIYTIVAQIPEGRVTTYGRIAKMTEGATARSVGSAMRHLPEGHELPWHRVISASLALADHGGAARQHEKLRAEGVAFDEKGRVPRHLVWPDNP, via the coding sequence ATGCGTGCAGCGCTTCTTGAGCAGATCTACACCATCGTGGCCCAGATTCCCGAAGGGCGAGTGACCACCTACGGGCGTATTGCGAAAATGACCGAAGGCGCCACGGCGCGCTCGGTCGGCTCCGCCATGCGCCATCTTCCCGAGGGTCACGAGCTGCCCTGGCACCGGGTGATCTCGGCAAGCCTTGCCTTGGCCGATCACGGCGGTGCGGCCCGCCAGCATGAAAAGCTGCGCGCCGAAGGGGTTGCCTTCGATGAAAAGGGGCGGGTGCCGCGTCATCTGGTATGGCCGGACAATCCTTGA
- a CDS encoding FMN-dependent NADH-azoreductase, with the protein MSTRVLLVTSSILGEHGQSNALAEHFKNQAEAREGVEVSVRDVVKYPLPHLALDELGAWQTPVNERSDEQMRLAAISDKMLFELRESDVIVLAVPMYNLGVPSQLKAWFDRVLRAGETFRYTENGPQGLIEGKRAIILAARGGMYAGTEMDSQTPHLKSMLGLMGITDVNAIYAEGLNMGDDRRESALKEACQAIDQQVAAL; encoded by the coding sequence ATGAGCACCCGCGTTTTACTCGTTACCTCCTCCATTCTGGGCGAACATGGCCAGTCCAATGCGCTGGCCGAGCACTTCAAGAACCAGGCCGAGGCGCGCGAAGGCGTCGAGGTAAGCGTACGCGACGTGGTGAAGTACCCGCTGCCGCACCTGGCGCTCGACGAGCTCGGTGCCTGGCAGACCCCGGTGAATGAGCGCAGCGACGAGCAGATGCGCTTGGCGGCCATCTCCGACAAAATGCTTTTCGAGCTTCGTGAAAGCGATGTGATCGTGCTGGCGGTGCCGATGTACAATCTGGGGGTGCCAAGCCAGCTCAAGGCGTGGTTCGACCGCGTACTGCGCGCCGGCGAAACCTTCCGCTACACGGAAAACGGCCCTCAAGGGCTCATCGAAGGCAAGCGCGCGATCATTCTGGCCGCCCGCGGTGGTATGTACGCCGGCACCGAGATGGACAGCCAGACCCCGCACCTGAAAAGCATGCTGGGGCTGATGGGTATCACGGATGTGAACGCGATCTACGCCGAAGGGCTCAACATGGGTGACGACCGGCGCGAAAGCGCGCTCAAGGAAGCGTGTCAGGCCATCGACCAGCAGGTGGCCGCGCTTTAA
- a CDS encoding alanine/glycine:cation symporter family protein produces the protein MDFSLPSLLTGLVDRGNGLLWGSVLIYLLIGAGLYFTVRTGAIQVRYFGHMFKLLRGSRQANGGISSFQALSTSLAARVGTGNLAGVAVAIYYGGPGAIFWMWMTAIVGMSTSFIESTLAQAYKVDHGDNTFRGGPARYIERGLGLRWLAVLFSICLIIAFGLAFNSVQANSIAQAMEQAFAIPTWIMGLVLMVIVAPIIFGGLKSIAKVAELVVPLMALLYLILALVVIALNISELPAAFMTIIRGAFGLEQAAGGVAGYAISQAIMNGIQRGLFSNEAGMGSAPNAAATASTRPDHPAAQGFIQMLGVFLDTLVICTATAAIIIMSGPELLSGSETNGIQLTQMALSSHVGDWGSIFVAVGILLFAFTSVIANYSYGESNIEYLAGGRAPLAIMIYRLAVLGMIMVGSVASLGAIWNFADLSMGTMAIINLIAILMLSPIAFALFRDYETQLKAGVEPVFRPREFPRLAHKVDPNAWPDRD, from the coding sequence GATCGGTGCCGGGCTCTACTTCACCGTGCGCACCGGCGCGATCCAGGTGCGCTATTTTGGCCACATGTTCAAACTGCTGCGCGGCTCGCGTCAGGCCAACGGCGGCATTTCATCGTTTCAGGCGCTCTCGACCAGTCTGGCCGCCAGGGTCGGCACCGGTAATCTGGCCGGGGTGGCGGTGGCCATCTACTACGGCGGCCCCGGTGCGATCTTCTGGATGTGGATGACGGCGATCGTCGGCATGTCGACCAGCTTCATCGAGTCGACGCTAGCCCAGGCCTACAAGGTCGATCACGGCGACAACACCTTTCGCGGCGGCCCGGCGCGCTACATCGAGCGCGGCCTGGGGCTTCGCTGGCTGGCGGTGCTGTTCTCGATCTGTCTGATTATCGCCTTTGGCCTGGCCTTCAACAGCGTTCAGGCCAACTCCATCGCCCAGGCCATGGAGCAGGCCTTCGCCATCCCGACCTGGATCATGGGGCTGGTATTGATGGTGATCGTCGCGCCGATCATCTTTGGCGGTTTGAAGTCGATCGCGAAGGTGGCGGAGCTGGTCGTGCCGCTGATGGCGCTGCTCTACCTGATTCTGGCGCTGGTGGTGATCGCGCTGAACATTTCCGAGCTTCCGGCGGCGTTCATGACGATCATTCGCGGTGCTTTCGGCCTCGAACAGGCCGCCGGGGGTGTCGCGGGCTATGCGATCTCCCAGGCGATCATGAACGGCATTCAGCGCGGGCTCTTCTCCAACGAAGCGGGCATGGGCTCGGCACCGAACGCCGCCGCCACCGCCAGCACCCGCCCGGATCATCCGGCAGCTCAGGGTTTCATTCAGATGCTCGGGGTGTTTTTGGATACGCTGGTGATCTGCACCGCGACCGCGGCGATCATCATCATGTCCGGCCCGGAGCTTCTCTCGGGTAGCGAAACCAACGGCATCCAGCTGACCCAGATGGCGCTTTCAAGCCATGTGGGTGACTGGGGCAGTATCTTCGTCGCCGTGGGCATTCTCCTGTTTGCGTTCACCTCGGTGATCGCCAACTACTCTTATGGCGAGTCGAACATCGAGTACCTGGCCGGCGGGCGCGCGCCGCTGGCGATCATGATTTACCGTTTGGCGGTGCTGGGCATGATCATGGTGGGCTCGGTCGCGAGTCTGGGGGCGATCTGGAACTTCGCCGATCTCTCCATGGGCACCATGGCGATCATCAACCTGATCGCGATTTTGATGCTTTCGCCCATCGCCTTTGCGCTGTTTCGCGATTACGAAACCCAGCTCAAGGCAGGGGTGGAGCCGGTGTTCAGACCCCGCGAGTTCCCCAGACTCGCGCACAAGGTCGACCCCAACGCCTGGCCGGACCGCGACTGA